Proteins encoded together in one Bradyrhizobium sp. CB82 window:
- a CDS encoding methyltransferase domain-containing protein, whose protein sequence is MVKKVLNAGSGPVNPERLQRTFRNGGWQEVRMDVDPRVAPDIVGSLEDLSPVADKSFDAVFCSHSLEHLHPHDVRSALRGIVRVLKLHGFALITSPDLEPIAALVAQGRGEEVAYESPLGPITALDMIYGHAASIEKGNLYMAHNSGFTAEVIARLLLEARFDEVLVIKGNCYDFYALALMPHADKPQILGELRNGGLDFTE, encoded by the coding sequence ATGGTAAAGAAGGTCCTCAACGCTGGAAGCGGGCCGGTCAATCCCGAGCGGCTACAGCGTACCTTCCGGAACGGCGGCTGGCAGGAAGTGCGAATGGACGTCGACCCGCGAGTCGCCCCGGACATTGTGGGCTCACTCGAGGATCTCAGTCCCGTCGCGGACAAGAGCTTTGATGCGGTCTTTTGTTCGCACAGTCTCGAGCACCTTCATCCGCACGATGTCCGCTCTGCGCTCCGCGGCATCGTCCGCGTGCTCAAGCTGCACGGCTTTGCGCTCATCACCTCGCCGGATCTCGAACCGATTGCAGCACTTGTCGCACAGGGGCGCGGAGAGGAAGTCGCCTACGAATCACCGCTTGGGCCGATTACCGCACTCGACATGATCTACGGCCACGCCGCGTCGATCGAGAAGGGCAATCTCTACATGGCTCACAACAGCGGCTTCACGGCAGAGGTCATTGCACGACTGCTCCTGGAGGCCCGCTTCGATGAAGTGCTGGTGATCAAGGGCAATTGCTACGACTTCTATGCGCTGGCCTTGATGCCACATGCCGACAAGCCTCAAATCCTCGGGGAGCTACGCAACGGCGGGCTCGACTTCACCGAGTAG